The Chroicocephalus ridibundus chromosome 2, bChrRid1.1, whole genome shotgun sequence genome includes a region encoding these proteins:
- the TUBB6 gene encoding tubulin beta-6 chain isoform X2 has product MGTLLISKIREEYPDRIMNTFSVMPSPKVSDTVVEPYNATLSVHQLVENTDETYCIDNEALYDICFRTLKLTTPTYGDLNHLVSATMSGVTTSLRFPGQLNADLRKLAVNMVPFPRLHFFMPGFAPLTARGSQQYRALTVPELTQQMFDAKNMMAACDPRHGRYLTVATVFRGPMSMKEVDEQMLAIQNKNSSYFVEWIPNNVKVAVCDIPPRGLKMASTFIGNSTAIQELFKRISEQFSAMFRRKAFLHWFTGEGMDEMEFTEAESNMNDLVSEYQQYQEATANDGEEAFEDDEEEINE; this is encoded by the coding sequence ATGGGAACCCTACTCATCAGCAAGATACGAGAAGAATATCCAGACAGGATAATGAATACCTTCAGTGTCATGCCCTCTCCAAAGGTTTCTGATACAGTGGTGGAGCCTTATAATGCTACACTCTCGGTCCACCAACTGGttgaaaatacagatgaaacCTATTGCATTGACAATGAAGCTTTGTATGACATTTGCTTCCGCACCCTGAAGCTCACCACTCCAACATACGGCGATCTAAACCACTTGGTTTCTGCTACGATGAGTGGGGTAACTACATCCCTGCGTTTTCCAGGCCAACTAAATGCTGACCTCCGGAAGCTGGCAGTAAATATGGTCCCTTTTCCACGCCTTCACTTTTTCATGCCAGGCTTTGCTCCTTTGACAGCCCGAGGCAGCCAACAATACCGAGCACTCACCGTTCCAGAGCTCACCCAGCAGATGTTTGATGCCAAAAATATGATGGCAGCCTGTGACCCAAGACACGGGCGATATTTGACAGTGGCTACCGTCTTCCGTGGTCCCATGTCTATGAAAGAGGTCGATGAGCAGATGTTGGCTATCCAGAACAAGAACAGCAGTTACTTTGTAGAGTGGATCCCAAACAATGTCAAGGTGGCTGTGTGTGACATACCTCCTCGTGGCCTCAAGATGGCTTCCACGTTCATTGGCAACAGTACTGCTATTCAAGAGCTCTTCAAAAGGATCTCAGAGCAGTTTTCGGCCATGTTCAGGAGAAAGGCCTTCCTCCACTGGTTCACAGGAGAAGGAATGGATGAAATGGAatttacagaagcagaaagcaacaTGAATGATCTGGTTTCAGAGTATCAGCAATATCAAGAAGCAACAGCAAATGATGGAGAGGAAGCATTTGAAGATGACGAAGAAGAAATCAATGAATAA
- the TUBB6 gene encoding tubulin beta-6 chain isoform X1, with the protein MREIVHIQAGQCGNQIGTKFWEVISDEHGIDPAGGYVGDSALQLERINVYYNESSSQKFVPRAVLVDLEPGTMDSVRSGPFGQLFRPDNFIFGQTGAGNNWAKGHYTEGAELVDSVLDVVRKECEHCDCLQGFQLTHSLGGGTGSGMGTLLISKIREEYPDRIMNTFSVMPSPKVSDTVVEPYNATLSVHQLVENTDETYCIDNEALYDICFRTLKLTTPTYGDLNHLVSATMSGVTTSLRFPGQLNADLRKLAVNMVPFPRLHFFMPGFAPLTARGSQQYRALTVPELTQQMFDAKNMMAACDPRHGRYLTVATVFRGPMSMKEVDEQMLAIQNKNSSYFVEWIPNNVKVAVCDIPPRGLKMASTFIGNSTAIQELFKRISEQFSAMFRRKAFLHWFTGEGMDEMEFTEAESNMNDLVSEYQQYQEATANDGEEAFEDDEEEINE; encoded by the exons TTTTGGGAAGTGATAAGCGATGAGCATGGCATTGACCCAGCCGGAGGCTATGTCGGTGACTCAGCGCTGCAGCTGGAAAGGATCAATGTCTACTATAATGAATCATCGT CCCAGAAATTCGTACCAAGGGCAGTCTTGGTGGACTTGGAGCCGGGAACCATGGATAGTGTGCGATCTGGTCCTTTTGGTCAGCTCTTTCGGCCTGATAATTTCATCTTTG GACAAACTGGTGCAGGAAACAACTGGGCTAAAGGACACTATACGGAAGGGGCAGAGTTAGTTGACTCTGTACTTGATGTGGTAAGAAAAGAGTGCGAACACTGCGATTGCTTGCAAGGATTTCAGCTCACTCATTCtctgggaggagggacagggtcTGGCATGGGAACCCTACTCATCAGCAAGATACGAGAAGAATATCCAGACAGGATAATGAATACCTTCAGTGTCATGCCCTCTCCAAAGGTTTCTGATACAGTGGTGGAGCCTTATAATGCTACACTCTCGGTCCACCAACTGGttgaaaatacagatgaaacCTATTGCATTGACAATGAAGCTTTGTATGACATTTGCTTCCGCACCCTGAAGCTCACCACTCCAACATACGGCGATCTAAACCACTTGGTTTCTGCTACGATGAGTGGGGTAACTACATCCCTGCGTTTTCCAGGCCAACTAAATGCTGACCTCCGGAAGCTGGCAGTAAATATGGTCCCTTTTCCACGCCTTCACTTTTTCATGCCAGGCTTTGCTCCTTTGACAGCCCGAGGCAGCCAACAATACCGAGCACTCACCGTTCCAGAGCTCACCCAGCAGATGTTTGATGCCAAAAATATGATGGCAGCCTGTGACCCAAGACACGGGCGATATTTGACAGTGGCTACCGTCTTCCGTGGTCCCATGTCTATGAAAGAGGTCGATGAGCAGATGTTGGCTATCCAGAACAAGAACAGCAGTTACTTTGTAGAGTGGATCCCAAACAATGTCAAGGTGGCTGTGTGTGACATACCTCCTCGTGGCCTCAAGATGGCTTCCACGTTCATTGGCAACAGTACTGCTATTCAAGAGCTCTTCAAAAGGATCTCAGAGCAGTTTTCGGCCATGTTCAGGAGAAAGGCCTTCCTCCACTGGTTCACAGGAGAAGGAATGGATGAAATGGAatttacagaagcagaaagcaacaTGAATGATCTGGTTTCAGAGTATCAGCAATATCAAGAAGCAACAGCAAATGATGGAGAGGAAGCATTTGAAGATGACGAAGAAGAAATCAATGAATAA